In Streptomyces durocortorensis, a genomic segment contains:
- a CDS encoding ABC transporter ATP-binding protein — MCAVRDLVKTYPAVRGRRGAPATPEVRATDGISLDVERGEIFGLLGPNGAGKSTLVRQLTGLMRPDSGSVEVLGHDLVRHPERASRLIGYLGQESTALDELTVSLAAETTGRLRGLPVREARAERDAVLEELGLTPLAGRPLKKLSGGQRRLACFAATLVGDRPVLVLDEPTTGMDPVARRAVWAAVDRRRAERGATVLLVTHNVIEAETVLDRVAVLERGRVIACDTPAGLKEQVAGEVRVELVWRERAPLDVPEVAALRPSAQESGRRWVLRLGPDEARAAVAAVTGGAAFAALDDFTLATPSLEDVYLALGGDAANATKGLVKA, encoded by the coding sequence GTGTGCGCGGTGCGGGATCTGGTCAAGACCTATCCCGCCGTCCGGGGCCGCCGGGGAGCCCCCGCGACGCCCGAGGTCCGTGCCACCGACGGGATCAGCCTGGACGTCGAGCGCGGCGAGATCTTCGGACTCCTCGGCCCCAACGGCGCCGGAAAGTCCACCCTGGTCCGCCAGCTCACCGGGCTGATGCGGCCCGACTCCGGCAGCGTCGAGGTGCTGGGCCACGACCTCGTGCGCCACCCCGAGCGCGCCTCCCGGCTGATCGGCTATCTGGGGCAGGAGTCCACCGCCCTCGACGAACTGACGGTCTCCCTGGCCGCCGAGACCACCGGACGGCTGCGCGGACTACCGGTCCGCGAGGCCCGTGCCGAACGCGACGCCGTCCTGGAGGAGCTGGGCCTCACCCCGCTGGCCGGGCGGCCCCTGAAGAAGCTCTCCGGCGGTCAGCGGCGGCTCGCCTGCTTCGCCGCCACACTCGTCGGCGACCGGCCCGTCCTGGTCCTCGACGAACCGACCACCGGCATGGACCCGGTCGCCCGCCGCGCGGTCTGGGCCGCCGTCGACCGGCGCCGGGCGGAGCGCGGGGCCACGGTCCTGCTGGTCACCCACAACGTCATCGAGGCCGAGACCGTCCTCGACCGGGTCGCCGTCCTCGAACGCGGCCGGGTCATCGCCTGCGACACCCCCGCCGGGCTCAAGGAGCAGGTGGCCGGGGAGGTCCGCGTCGAGCTGGTGTGGCGCGAGCGGGCCCCGCTGGACGTCCCGGAGGTGGCGGCGCTGAGGCCCTCCGCGCAGGAGTCCGGGCGGCGCTGGGTGCTGCGGCTCGGCCCGGACGAGGCACGGGCGGCGGTCGCCGCGGTGACCGGCGGCGCGGCCTTCGCCGCGCTCGACGATTTCACCCTGGCCACGCCCAGCCTGGAGGATGTCTATCTCGCCCTCGGGGGAGACGCGGCCAATGCGACCAAGGGGCTGGTGAAGGCGTGA
- a CDS encoding NYN domain-containing protein → MESVDRCVVLVDAGYLLGAAASLLAGEPARSRITVDHAALIQGLRERAEADTQQPLLRIYWFDGAPDRVPQPEHRRLRVMPRVTVRLGALTRSDGRWAQKGVDAAMHAELTELARNRACSDVVLVTGDGDLLPGLMSAKEHGVAVHLWAVQAADGDYNQSEDLVAEADERRVLDRAWITKAVRAKDTGGACAPQPAPRPEIAAILSAPLPEAALAASAERASEAQAAAARNGPAAPAESPEPPAAAPAAPGGHKGVPTPKDLAALRAHATHPDRQQPVQPASATLRWSSDKGWVERGGPLGEPAETASLPTLAQLTSAEQRWADREEDITTVGGDPFEVGQVFARRWMERLPETVHLQKLSTMYPRIPHRIDGELLRYAARFGLLAHKDDQIDEHDRYAIRAGFWREIDVRAAAEHVPAGE, encoded by the coding sequence GTGGAAAGCGTGGACCGTTGCGTCGTCCTGGTGGACGCCGGCTACTTGCTGGGCGCAGCCGCGAGTCTGCTGGCCGGAGAGCCCGCCCGATCCCGTATCACCGTCGACCACGCGGCCCTCATCCAGGGGCTGCGGGAACGGGCCGAGGCCGATACCCAGCAACCCCTGCTGCGCATCTACTGGTTCGACGGCGCCCCCGACCGGGTGCCCCAGCCCGAACACCGCAGGCTGCGCGTCATGCCCCGGGTGACCGTACGGCTGGGCGCCCTGACCCGCAGCGACGGGCGCTGGGCGCAGAAGGGCGTCGACGCGGCCATGCACGCGGAGCTGACCGAACTGGCCCGGAACCGCGCCTGCTCCGATGTTGTCCTGGTGACCGGCGACGGCGATCTGCTGCCCGGTCTGATGTCAGCCAAGGAACACGGCGTCGCCGTCCATCTGTGGGCCGTCCAGGCCGCCGACGGCGACTACAACCAGTCCGAGGACCTGGTCGCCGAGGCGGACGAACGCCGGGTCCTCGACCGGGCCTGGATCACCAAGGCCGTACGCGCCAAGGACACCGGCGGCGCCTGCGCCCCGCAGCCCGCCCCGCGCCCCGAGATCGCCGCGATCCTCTCCGCACCGCTGCCCGAGGCCGCCCTCGCCGCCTCCGCCGAGCGCGCCTCCGAGGCCCAGGCGGCCGCCGCCCGCAACGGCCCGGCCGCCCCCGCCGAGAGCCCGGAGCCCCCCGCAGCCGCCCCCGCGGCCCCCGGTGGCCACAAGGGCGTCCCCACCCCGAAGGACCTGGCCGCCCTGCGCGCCCACGCCACCCACCCGGACCGCCAGCAGCCGGTCCAGCCCGCGAGCGCCACCCTGCGCTGGTCCTCCGACAAGGGATGGGTGGAGCGCGGCGGCCCCCTCGGGGAACCGGCGGAGACCGCGTCCCTGCCGACCCTCGCCCAGCTCACCAGCGCCGAACAGCGCTGGGCGGACCGGGAGGAGGACATCACCACCGTGGGCGGCGACCCCTTCGAGGTGGGCCAGGTCTTCGCCCGCCGCTGGATGGAACGCCTCCCGGAGACCGTCCACCTCCAGAAGCTGTCCACCATGTACCCGCGCATCCCGCACCGCATCGACGGCGAACTGCTCCGGTACGCGGCCCGCTTCGGCCTCCTCGCCCACAAGGACGACCAGATCGACGAGCACGACCGCTACGCGATCCGGGCGGGCTTCTGGCGCGAGATCGACGTGCGCGCGGCCGCCGAACACGTGCCCGCCGGGGAGTAG
- the dnaE gene encoding DNA polymerase III subunit alpha, whose product MTKPPFTHLHVHTQYSLLDGAARLKDMFEAANEMGMTHIAMTDHGNLHGAYDFFHSAKKADVTPIIGIEAYVAPESRKHKRKVQWGQPHQKRDDVSGSGGYTHKTIWASNKTGLHNLFRLSSDAYAEGWLQKWPRMDKETIAQWSEGLIASTGCPSGEVQTRLRLGQFDEAVQAASDYKDIFGADKYFLELMDHGIEIERRVRDGLLEIGRKLGIPPLVTNDSHYTYAHEATAHDALLCIQTGKNLSDPDRFRFDGTGYYLKTTEEMYAIDSSDAWQEGCANTLLVAQQIDTTGMFEAKNLMPKFEIPDGFTEITWFQEEVRNGMKRRFPNGVPDDRQKQVEYEMDIIIQMGFPGYFLVVADFIMWAKNNGIAVGPGRGSAAGSIVAYAMGITDLDPIEHGLIFERFLNPERVSMPDVDIDFDERRRVEVIRYVTEKYGADKVAMIGTYGKIKAKNAIKDSARVLGYPYAMGDRLTKAMPADVLGKGIDLNGITDPKHPRYSEAGEIRGMYESEPDVKKVIDTAKGVEGLVRQMGVHAAGVIMSSEPIVDHAPLWTRHTDGVTITQWDYPQCESLGLLKMDFLGLRNLTIMDDAIKMVKSNKGIDLEMLHLPLDDPKTYELLCRGDTLGVFQFDGGPMRSLLRQMQPDNFEDISAVSALYRPGPMGMNSHTNYAERKNGRQEITPIHPELEEPLKEVLGLTYGLIVYQEQVQKAAQIVAGYSLGEADILRRVMGKKKPEELAKNFVLFEKGAKEKGFSDAAIKALWDVLVPFAGYAFNKAHSSAYGLVTYWTAYLKANYPAEYMAALLTSVKDDKDKSAVYLNECRRMGIKVLPPNVNESLSNFAAQGDDVILFGLTAVRNVGQNVVDSIIRSRKAKGKYSSFPDFLDKVEAVVCNKRTVESLIKAGAFDEMGHTRKGLVAHHEPMIDNVVQVKRKEAEGQFDLFGGMGEEESDEPGFGLDVEFSDVEWEKAYLLAQEREMLGLYVSDHPLFGLEHVLSDKADASISQLTGGDYSDGSVVTVGGIISGLQRKMTKQGNAWAIATVEDLAGSIECMFFPATYQLVSTQLVEDTVVFVKGRLDKREDVPRLVAMEMQVPDISNAGTNAPVVLTIPTVKITPPMVTRLGEVLSHHRGDTEVRIKLQGPRTTTVLRLDRHRVKPDPALFGDLKVLLGPSCLAG is encoded by the coding sequence GTGACCAAGCCGCCCTTCACGCACCTGCACGTCCACACCCAGTACTCGCTGCTGGACGGTGCCGCGCGGCTCAAGGACATGTTCGAGGCGGCCAACGAGATGGGCATGACGCACATCGCGATGACCGACCACGGCAACCTCCACGGGGCGTACGACTTCTTCCACTCCGCGAAGAAGGCGGACGTCACACCGATCATCGGCATCGAGGCGTACGTCGCCCCCGAGTCGCGCAAGCACAAGCGCAAGGTGCAGTGGGGGCAGCCGCACCAGAAGCGCGACGACGTGTCCGGTTCCGGTGGTTACACCCACAAGACGATCTGGGCGTCCAACAAGACGGGGCTGCACAACCTCTTCCGGCTCTCCTCCGACGCGTACGCCGAGGGCTGGCTCCAGAAGTGGCCCCGGATGGACAAGGAGACCATCGCCCAGTGGTCCGAGGGCCTGATCGCGTCCACCGGCTGCCCCTCCGGCGAGGTGCAGACCCGGCTGCGGCTCGGCCAGTTCGACGAGGCGGTCCAGGCGGCCTCCGACTACAAGGACATCTTCGGGGCGGACAAGTACTTCCTGGAGCTGATGGACCACGGCATCGAGATCGAGCGCCGGGTCCGCGACGGGCTCCTGGAGATCGGCCGGAAGCTCGGCATCCCGCCGCTGGTCACCAACGACTCCCACTACACGTACGCGCACGAGGCCACCGCCCACGACGCGCTGCTGTGCATCCAGACCGGCAAGAACCTCTCCGACCCGGACCGCTTCCGCTTCGACGGCACCGGCTACTACCTGAAGACGACGGAGGAGATGTACGCCATCGACTCCTCCGACGCCTGGCAGGAGGGGTGCGCCAACACCCTCCTGGTCGCCCAGCAGATCGACACCACCGGCATGTTCGAGGCGAAGAACCTCATGCCGAAGTTCGAGATCCCGGACGGCTTCACGGAGATCACCTGGTTCCAGGAGGAAGTCCGGAACGGGATGAAGCGCCGCTTCCCGAACGGCGTGCCCGACGACCGGCAGAAGCAGGTCGAGTACGAGATGGACATCATCATCCAGATGGGGTTCCCGGGGTACTTCCTGGTCGTCGCCGACTTCATCATGTGGGCCAAGAACAACGGCATCGCGGTCGGCCCCGGGCGTGGTTCGGCGGCCGGTTCGATCGTGGCGTACGCGATGGGCATCACCGACCTCGACCCGATCGAGCACGGGCTGATCTTCGAGCGGTTCCTCAACCCCGAGCGCGTCTCGATGCCCGATGTCGACATCGACTTCGACGAGCGCCGGCGCGTCGAGGTGATCCGGTACGTGACCGAGAAGTACGGCGCCGACAAGGTCGCCATGATCGGCACGTACGGCAAGATCAAGGCGAAGAACGCCATCAAGGACTCGGCCCGTGTGCTGGGCTACCCGTACGCGATGGGCGACCGGCTCACCAAGGCCATGCCCGCCGACGTCCTCGGCAAGGGCATCGACCTCAACGGCATCACCGATCCCAAGCACCCCCGCTACAGCGAGGCGGGCGAGATCCGGGGGATGTACGAGAGCGAGCCCGACGTCAAGAAGGTCATCGACACCGCCAAGGGCGTCGAGGGCCTGGTCCGGCAGATGGGCGTGCACGCCGCCGGCGTCATCATGTCCAGCGAGCCGATCGTCGACCACGCGCCGCTCTGGACGCGACACACCGACGGCGTCACCATCACGCAGTGGGACTACCCGCAGTGCGAGTCGCTCGGCCTGCTGAAGATGGACTTCCTCGGCCTGCGCAACCTGACGATCATGGACGACGCCATCAAGATGGTGAAGTCCAACAAGGGCATCGACCTGGAGATGCTCCACCTGCCGCTGGACGACCCCAAGACGTACGAACTGCTCTGCCGGGGTGACACGCTCGGCGTCTTCCAGTTCGACGGCGGCCCGATGCGCTCCCTGCTCCGCCAGATGCAGCCCGACAACTTCGAGGACATCTCCGCCGTCTCGGCCCTCTACCGGCCGGGCCCGATGGGCATGAACTCGCACACGAACTACGCGGAGCGCAAGAACGGCCGCCAGGAGATCACCCCGATCCATCCGGAGCTGGAGGAGCCCCTCAAGGAGGTCCTCGGCCTCACCTACGGCCTGATCGTCTACCAGGAGCAGGTCCAGAAGGCCGCCCAGATCGTCGCGGGGTACTCGCTCGGCGAGGCCGACATCCTGCGCCGCGTGATGGGCAAGAAGAAGCCCGAGGAGCTGGCGAAGAACTTCGTCCTCTTCGAGAAGGGCGCCAAGGAGAAGGGGTTCTCCGACGCGGCGATCAAGGCGCTGTGGGACGTCCTGGTGCCGTTCGCCGGATACGCGTTCAACAAGGCGCACTCCTCGGCGTACGGTCTCGTCACCTACTGGACCGCGTACCTCAAGGCGAACTACCCCGCCGAGTACATGGCGGCCCTGCTGACCTCGGTCAAGGACGACAAGGACAAGTCCGCGGTCTACCTCAACGAGTGCCGCCGCATGGGCATCAAGGTGCTCCCGCCGAACGTCAACGAGTCGCTGTCCAACTTCGCAGCCCAGGGCGACGACGTGATCCTGTTCGGCCTGACCGCCGTCCGCAACGTCGGCCAGAACGTCGTCGACTCGATCATCCGCTCCCGCAAGGCGAAGGGGAAGTACAGCTCCTTCCCCGACTTCCTCGACAAGGTCGAGGCGGTCGTCTGCAACAAGCGCACCGTCGAATCGCTGATCAAGGCCGGCGCCTTCGACGAGATGGGCCACACCCGCAAGGGCCTCGTCGCCCACCACGAGCCGATGATCGACAACGTGGTCCAGGTCAAGCGCAAGGAGGCCGAGGGCCAGTTCGACCTCTTCGGCGGCATGGGCGAGGAGGAGAGCGACGAGCCGGGCTTCGGGCTCGACGTGGAGTTCTCCGACGTCGAGTGGGAGAAGGCCTACCTGCTCGCCCAGGAGCGGGAGATGCTCGGTCTGTACGTCTCCGACCACCCGCTCTTCGGCCTGGAGCACGTGCTGTCCGACAAGGCCGACGCCTCGATCTCCCAGCTCACCGGGGGGGACTACTCGGACGGCTCCGTCGTCACCGTCGGCGGCATCATCTCCGGCCTCCAGCGCAAGATGACCAAGCAGGGCAACGCCTGGGCCATCGCCACCGTGGAGGACCTCGCGGGCTCCATCGAGTGCATGTTCTTCCCCGCCACCTACCAGCTGGTCTCCACCCAGCTCGTCGAGGACACCGTCGTCTTCGTCAAGGGACGTCTGGACAAGCGCGAGGACGTGCCCCGGCTGGTCGCCATGGAGATGCAGGTCCCCGACATCTCCAACGCCGGGACCAATGCCCCGGTCGTCCTCACCATCCCCACCGTGAAGATCACCCCGCCGATGGTCACCCGGCTCGGCGAGGTGCTCAGCCACCACCGGGGCGACACCGAGGTGCGGATCAAGCTCCAGGGGCCGCGCACGACGACAGTGCTGCGCCTGGACCGGCACCGGGTCAAGCCCGACCCGGCGCTCTTCGGTGACCTGAAGGTGCTGCTCGGGCCCTCCTGCCTGGCCGGCTGA
- a CDS encoding DUF2252 domain-containing protein, producing MSETQTGAARRGEQILAVFDTAFGELLAADPAAFRVKFRKMAGSAFAFYRGTACLFYDDLERERHGGPFLDERTGRVWIHGDLHAENFGTYMDANGRLVFNVNDFDEAYVGPFTWDLKRFAASVALIGYAKALADEQISELVRIFAGAYRHRIHALATGAKNDEVPPFTLDTAEGPLLGALRAARSLTRFSLLDSMTVIRDFERRFADGGGAIDLDAATRYKVLAAFDGYLETLPESSLSRPDSYRVKDVVGRRGIGIGSAGLPSYNILLEGNSDALENDVVIYLKQAQTPAVARHITDAAVRDYFQHEGHRTVISQRALQAHADPWLGWTELDGMGQLVAEVSPYAVDLDWSDIDEVDEIAAVVADLGRATATMHAAADDESGHSLVPFSTERAIDAAIAADEESFAPLLVDFAHSYGSRARADHQIFVDLFRNGRIPGL from the coding sequence ATGTCGGAAACGCAGACCGGCGCAGCGCGGCGCGGGGAGCAGATTCTCGCCGTTTTCGACACCGCCTTCGGGGAGCTGCTGGCCGCCGATCCGGCCGCCTTCCGGGTCAAGTTCCGCAAGATGGCGGGCTCGGCCTTCGCCTTCTACCGGGGCACGGCCTGCCTGTTCTACGACGACCTGGAGCGGGAGCGGCACGGCGGCCCGTTCCTCGACGAGCGCACCGGCCGGGTGTGGATCCACGGCGATCTGCACGCGGAGAATTTCGGCACCTACATGGACGCCAACGGCCGCCTCGTCTTCAACGTCAACGACTTCGACGAGGCGTATGTCGGCCCCTTCACCTGGGACCTGAAGCGCTTCGCCGCCTCCGTGGCCCTGATCGGCTACGCGAAGGCGCTGGCCGACGAGCAGATCAGCGAGCTGGTCCGGATCTTCGCCGGGGCCTACCGCCATCGCATCCACGCGCTGGCGACGGGCGCGAAGAACGACGAGGTGCCGCCCTTCACCCTGGACACGGCGGAAGGCCCGCTGCTGGGCGCGCTGCGCGCCGCCCGCTCGCTGACCCGCTTCTCGCTGCTGGACTCGATGACCGTGATCCGGGACTTCGAGCGCCGGTTCGCCGACGGCGGCGGGGCGATCGATCTGGACGCCGCGACGCGCTACAAGGTGCTGGCCGCCTTCGACGGCTATCTGGAGACGCTGCCGGAGTCGAGCCTGAGCCGCCCCGATTCCTACCGGGTGAAGGACGTCGTGGGCCGCCGGGGCATCGGCATCGGATCGGCCGGGCTCCCCTCGTACAACATCCTGCTGGAGGGCAACAGCGACGCCCTGGAGAACGATGTGGTGATCTACCTCAAGCAGGCGCAGACCCCGGCGGTCGCCCGGCACATCACGGACGCCGCCGTGCGGGACTACTTCCAGCACGAGGGGCACCGCACGGTGATCTCGCAGCGCGCGCTCCAGGCGCACGCGGACCCCTGGCTGGGCTGGACCGAGCTGGACGGCATGGGCCAGCTGGTCGCCGAGGTCTCCCCGTACGCGGTCGATCTGGACTGGTCCGACATCGACGAGGTGGACGAGATCGCGGCGGTCGTCGCCGATCTGGGCCGGGCGACGGCGACCATGCACGCGGCGGCCGACGACGAGAGCGGTCACTCGCTGGTGCCGTTCTCCACGGAGCGGGCGATCGACGCGGCCATCGCGGCCGACGAGGAGAGCTTCGCGCCGCTGCTGGTCGACTTCGCCCACAGCTACGGCTCCCGGGCCCGCGCGGACCACCAGATCTTCGTGGACCTCTTCCGCAACGGCCGGATCCCGGGGCTGTAG
- a CDS encoding DsbA family protein — MSKRNSQANKAAARERLRAERERQAKKDRTRKQLVVAVSVVAALAVVGGISYGVMQLNKPDAWEAAADAKNVTAPKNTSGDDGTTVVIGEPSAKKTLELYEDSRCPVCATFEQGIGETLAKDVEAGKYKVKYVGATFIDNTDNGEGSKNALSALGAALNVSPEAFLDFKAALYSEEFHPQESEDKFAKDSYLIEIADSVDALKGNKAFQKDVEDGTYDAWAMKMSKAFNDSDVKGTPTLKMDGKTVTSEGSSNAPMTAAEFTAAVDKALKA; from the coding sequence ATGAGCAAGCGCAACAGCCAGGCGAACAAGGCAGCGGCCCGCGAGCGGCTGCGTGCCGAGCGGGAGCGGCAGGCGAAGAAGGACCGGACCCGCAAGCAGCTCGTCGTCGCGGTCTCGGTCGTCGCCGCCCTGGCCGTGGTCGGCGGCATCAGCTACGGCGTGATGCAGCTGAACAAGCCCGACGCCTGGGAGGCCGCCGCCGACGCGAAGAACGTGACGGCGCCCAAGAACACCTCCGGCGACGACGGCACCACCGTGGTGATCGGCGAGCCGAGCGCCAAGAAGACCCTGGAGCTGTACGAGGACTCGCGCTGTCCGGTCTGCGCCACCTTCGAGCAGGGCATCGGCGAGACCCTCGCGAAGGACGTCGAGGCCGGCAAGTACAAGGTCAAGTACGTCGGCGCGACCTTCATCGACAACACCGACAACGGCGAGGGCTCCAAGAACGCCCTGAGCGCGCTCGGCGCGGCGCTGAACGTGAGCCCCGAGGCGTTCCTGGACTTCAAGGCCGCGCTGTACTCGGAGGAGTTCCACCCGCAGGAGAGCGAGGACAAGTTCGCCAAGGACAGCTACCTGATCGAGATCGCGGACTCGGTCGACGCCCTGAAGGGCAACAAGGCCTTCCAGAAGGACGTCGAGGACGGCACGTACGACGCCTGGGCGATGAAGATGTCCAAGGCGTTCAACGACAGCGATGTGAAGGGCACGCCGACGCTGAAGATGGACGGCAAGACGGTCACCAGCGAGGGCAGCAGCAACGCCCCGATGACGGCGGCCGAGTTCACGGCGGCTGTCGACAAGGCGCTCAAGGCGTAG
- a CDS encoding alkaline phosphatase D family protein has translation MTSRHPSSPRRRTVVRAAAASAAAAPVLATATTTSAAPAHPAGPPAFLHGVASGDPLPDGVLLWTRVTPEPGAEPGSGRGAATPVHWEVAEDREFARISASGTAVASAASDHTVKADVRGLRPATAYYFRFTAGDDHTAGDATTGVVSPVGRTRTAPAADAAAPGIRFGVVSCANWEAGWFSAYRHLAARPDLDAVLHLGDYLYEYGTGQYPTQGTALREHLPAHEILSLTDYRTRHGNYKTDADLQALHAAHPVIAIWDDHEFANNAWSGGAQNHTPDTEGAWEQRVAAAKRAYFEWMPVRASTEGTVYRRLRFGRLADLHLLDLRSFRSQQASIGSGRVDDPERTVTGRAQLDWLKAGLAASGAAWQLVGTSVMISPVAFGALPAHLLEPLAGLLGLPKEGLAVNVDQWDGYTDDRRELIAHLRDRSIADTVFLTGDVHMAWANDVPTRAATYPLSPSAATEFVVTSVTSDNLDDILRVAPRTVSLVAAAAVRAANRHVKWVDMDAHGYGVLDVTAERAQMDYYVLSDRTAKDATSAWARSYRTRRGTQRVERADRPVR, from the coding sequence GTGACCAGTCGACACCCTTCCTCGCCGCGCCGCCGCACGGTCGTACGGGCCGCCGCCGCGAGCGCCGCCGCCGCCCCCGTACTCGCCACGGCCACCACCACCTCCGCCGCCCCCGCCCACCCGGCCGGGCCGCCCGCCTTCCTCCACGGCGTCGCCTCCGGTGACCCGCTGCCCGACGGTGTCCTGCTGTGGACGCGCGTCACCCCCGAACCCGGCGCGGAGCCCGGCTCGGGCCGCGGCGCGGCCACCCCCGTGCACTGGGAAGTCGCTGAGGACCGGGAGTTCGCGCGAATATCCGCGAGCGGCACCGCCGTCGCCTCGGCCGCCTCCGACCACACCGTGAAGGCCGACGTACGGGGGCTGCGCCCGGCCACGGCGTACTACTTCCGATTCACCGCGGGCGACGACCACACCGCGGGCGACGCGACGACCGGTGTGGTCTCCCCCGTCGGCCGCACCCGCACCGCCCCCGCGGCCGACGCCGCCGCCCCCGGCATCCGCTTCGGCGTGGTGTCGTGCGCCAACTGGGAGGCCGGCTGGTTCTCCGCGTACCGCCATCTCGCCGCCCGTCCGGATCTGGACGCTGTCCTGCACCTGGGCGACTACCTCTACGAGTACGGCACCGGCCAGTACCCCACGCAGGGCACGGCGCTGCGCGAGCACCTGCCCGCCCACGAGATCCTGAGCCTCACCGACTACCGCACCCGGCACGGGAACTACAAGACCGACGCCGACCTCCAGGCGCTGCACGCGGCGCACCCGGTGATCGCGATCTGGGACGACCACGAGTTCGCCAACAACGCCTGGTCGGGCGGGGCGCAGAACCACACCCCGGACACGGAGGGGGCGTGGGAGCAGCGGGTGGCCGCGGCCAAACGGGCGTACTTCGAGTGGATGCCGGTCCGCGCCTCCACCGAGGGCACTGTCTACCGGCGGCTCCGCTTCGGGCGGCTCGCCGATCTCCATCTGCTGGATCTGCGCAGCTTCCGCTCCCAGCAGGCGTCCATCGGCAGCGGGCGGGTGGACGACCCGGAGCGCACGGTCACCGGCCGGGCCCAGCTGGACTGGCTGAAAGCGGGCCTCGCCGCCTCGGGTGCGGCCTGGCAGCTGGTCGGTACGTCGGTGATGATCTCCCCGGTCGCCTTCGGCGCGCTCCCCGCCCATCTGCTGGAGCCGCTGGCGGGGCTGCTGGGGCTGCCGAAGGAGGGCCTCGCGGTCAACGTCGACCAGTGGGACGGCTACACCGACGACCGCAGGGAGCTGATCGCGCATCTGCGGGACCGGTCCATCGCGGACACGGTGTTCCTGACCGGCGACGTCCATATGGCCTGGGCCAACGACGTACCCACGAGGGCGGCCACCTATCCGCTGTCGCCGTCGGCCGCCACGGAGTTCGTGGTCACGTCGGTGACCTCGGACAACCTCGACGACATCCTGCGGGTCGCCCCACGGACCGTGTCGCTGGTCGCAGCCGCGGCCGTACGGGCGGCCAACCGCCATGTGAAGTGGGTCGACATGGACGCGCACGGCTACGGGGTGCTGGACGTGACCGCGGAGCGGGCGCAGATGGACTACTACGTGCTCTCCGACAGGACGGCCAAGGACGCCACCTCCGCCTGGGCCCGCTCCTACCGCACCCGCCGGGGTACCCAGCGCGTCGAGCGGGCCGACCGTCCGGTGCGCTGA
- a CDS encoding dienelactone hydrolase family protein, with the protein MGLMNIMLFHSTYGLRPAVHAAAARLRDAGHQVRVPDLFEGHTFDTVEEGMAYKDEVGKEELLKRAVLAAAPYSDQGLVYAGFSLGAATAQTLALGDAKARGLLLFHGTSDIAENASVDDLPVQLHVADPDPFESHDWLNSWYLQMQRTGADVEVYRYPGAGHLFTDPDLHDYDQAAAEQTWKVALGFLATL; encoded by the coding sequence ATAGGCCTCATGAACATCATGCTTTTCCACTCGACGTACGGGCTCAGGCCCGCCGTGCACGCGGCTGCCGCGCGTCTCCGGGACGCCGGCCACCAGGTGCGCGTGCCCGATCTGTTCGAGGGGCACACCTTTGACACGGTGGAAGAGGGCATGGCCTACAAGGACGAGGTCGGCAAGGAGGAGCTGCTGAAGCGCGCCGTGCTGGCCGCCGCACCCTACTCCGACCAGGGGCTCGTCTACGCGGGCTTCTCCCTGGGGGCGGCGACCGCGCAGACCCTGGCCCTCGGCGACGCGAAGGCGCGCGGGCTGCTGCTGTTCCACGGCACCTCGGACATCGCCGAGAACGCCTCGGTCGACGACCTCCCCGTCCAGCTGCACGTCGCGGACCCGGACCCCTTCGAGTCCCACGACTGGCTGAACAGCTGGTACCTCCAGATGCAGCGGACCGGTGCGGACGTGGAGGTCTACCGCTACCCCGGGGCCGGGCACCTGTTCACCGACCCCGATCTGCACGACTACGACCAGGCGGCCGCCGAGCAGACCTGGAAGGTCGCGCTCGGCTTCCTCGCCACGCTGTAG